A single region of the Phycisphaerae bacterium RAS1 genome encodes:
- a CDS encoding LysM domain/BON superfamily protein: MRTEVKLALVVATAMIAGGIYWASRQVGSGKSPSEIPMDAKKIEKNAQDAAAKKPPATPAGPQRQTPARPTPSPATTNQPAPSGAPSATHRDAPPPQNTQPKPPADAPRLPPLASDPRGTSAEPSRPTTPLSSAPPATTRPAAAEPPFLSSSSQPSISRPPPSGTPGSPATDKPADRREPGVATPPLKEPAPRTDDINTRLQPLDKPAPAGAAKPAATPGGGSKTYAVQEGDTLSAIAREQLGDENLWPRIAAANPGVNPDLLKVGQTLTIPEKGAPAKPAASDAAKPAPPRNGETAKAPGTPPPSGVAAPPARPDAAKPDAPPKAGGATYVVGRGDTLRSIARNVLKDGGKWRQIYELNKDKLQSPDVIPEGVELRLPPVNGAAKLPPDSGKTGNGAAKSSKPASKPSSPAGGARR, from the coding sequence ATGCGCACGGAAGTGAAACTGGCCCTGGTGGTCGCAACCGCGATGATCGCCGGCGGCATCTACTGGGCTTCGCGGCAGGTGGGGTCCGGCAAGAGTCCGTCGGAAATTCCGATGGACGCGAAGAAGATCGAGAAAAACGCGCAGGACGCTGCGGCCAAAAAACCGCCGGCGACCCCCGCCGGGCCGCAGCGGCAGACGCCCGCGCGGCCCACGCCTTCCCCTGCAACGACGAATCAACCCGCGCCGAGCGGAGCGCCCAGCGCCACGCATCGCGATGCGCCTCCGCCGCAGAACACACAACCCAAGCCGCCGGCCGACGCGCCGCGCCTGCCGCCGCTCGCGAGTGACCCGCGCGGCACATCGGCTGAACCCTCGCGCCCGACGACGCCGCTGAGCAGTGCGCCGCCCGCAACGACTCGACCTGCGGCGGCTGAGCCGCCGTTCCTGTCTAGCTCGTCTCAGCCGTCGATCAGTCGCCCGCCTCCCTCCGGCACGCCCGGATCGCCGGCGACGGATAAGCCCGCCGACAGGCGCGAGCCGGGCGTCGCCACCCCGCCGCTGAAAGAGCCGGCGCCGCGAACCGATGACATCAACACCCGCTTGCAACCGTTGGACAAGCCGGCGCCGGCCGGCGCGGCAAAGCCTGCGGCCACGCCCGGCGGCGGCTCGAAAACGTACGCCGTCCAGGAGGGGGACACGCTCAGCGCGATTGCTCGCGAGCAGCTAGGCGATGAAAACCTGTGGCCGCGCATCGCCGCCGCCAATCCGGGCGTGAACCCCGACCTGCTGAAAGTCGGGCAGACGCTCACCATTCCTGAGAAGGGCGCGCCGGCGAAACCGGCTGCAAGCGACGCCGCCAAGCCCGCGCCCCCTCGCAACGGCGAAACGGCCAAAGCGCCCGGCACGCCGCCGCCGAGCGGAGTGGCCGCGCCGCCGGCGCGTCCCGACGCCGCCAAGCCGGATGCCCCGCCGAAAGCCGGCGGAGCGACGTACGTGGTCGGCCGCGGCGATACGCTGCGCAGCATCGCGCGCAACGTCCTGAAGGACGGCGGCAAGTGGCGGCAGATTTACGAACTCAACAAGGACAAGCTGCAATCGCCGGACGTGATCCCGGAGGGCGTAGAGCTGCGGCTGCCGCCGGTCAACGGCGCCGCGAAGCTGCCGCCCGACAGCGGCAAGACGGGCAACGGTGCGGCCAAGTCTTCCAAGCCGGCCAGCAAGCCGAGCAGCCCGGCCGGCGGCGCGCGGCGCTGA
- a CDS encoding Phage Tail Collar Domain protein — MSQGNSRKIRRAVAAPTLALALGMLVLLQATPTCVPQDGMLSTGNSPGANELAGYEAGRVLTAEELQQLVDNANSDRYLVVFLGAVPRGQDGQGVIQGPPGPLGPIGPPGPVGGTGPAGPPGPPGPPGPVSAMLVGEVRLWAGQLANIPIGWLPCDGRPVSRATFDKLFATIGERFGRGDATSTFNLPDFRDRSPMGASTDVAAGPPATTVAGSPTPSGGWPTHTMTPEELPAHVHDLAHTHDIITGISGSGPDYGLLEGSLSVGVPSPTSQPLPSQTGSTGGGLPFDVLDPYFAIHFIIFTGNIP, encoded by the coding sequence ATGAGCCAGGGTAATTCGCGCAAGATTCGCCGCGCTGTCGCCGCGCCCACGCTGGCGCTGGCGCTGGGCATGCTCGTGCTCCTGCAAGCCACCCCCACCTGCGTCCCGCAGGACGGGATGCTCTCGACCGGCAACTCGCCGGGCGCAAACGAGCTGGCCGGCTACGAGGCCGGCCGAGTGCTGACCGCGGAGGAGTTGCAGCAGCTCGTCGATAACGCCAACTCGGACCGCTACCTGGTCGTATTTCTGGGCGCCGTCCCGCGCGGGCAGGATGGCCAGGGCGTCATTCAGGGACCGCCGGGACCGCTTGGCCCGATCGGACCGCCGGGGCCGGTCGGCGGGACGGGACCGGCCGGCCCTCCCGGTCCGCCGGGACCGCCCGGGCCGGTGTCCGCGATGCTCGTTGGAGAAGTCCGCCTGTGGGCCGGACAACTGGCCAACATCCCGATCGGCTGGCTCCCCTGCGACGGCCGCCCGGTGTCACGCGCCACGTTTGACAAGCTCTTTGCGACTATCGGTGAACGCTTCGGCCGCGGCGACGCGACCAGCACGTTCAATCTGCCGGACTTCCGCGACCGCTCGCCGATGGGCGCCAGCACGGACGTCGCCGCGGGACCGCCGGCCACGACGGTCGCCGGCAGCCCGACGCCCAGCGGCGGCTGGCCGACGCACACGATGACGCCCGAGGAGCTGCCGGCGCACGTCCACGACCTGGCGCACACGCACGACATCATCACGGGCATCTCTGGCTCGGGGCCGGACTACGGGCTGCTGGAAGGCTCGCTGTCGGTCGGCGTCCCTTCGCCCACCAGTCAGCCGCTGCCCTCGCAGACCGGCTCGACCGGCGGCGGCCTGCCGTTTGACGTTCTCGATCCCTACTTCGCGATTCACTTCATCATCTTCACGGGTAATATCCCGTGA
- a CDS encoding PKD domain protein: protein MKRRTFPRSMVVLCAAVLVTLLPGSGCPTDFTPPTVNLVPTANAGPDKNAFIGDTVTLNGNASTDQDGDPLSFTWSQTQGPQVEITNDNQPQASFVAERAGDYEFVVTVEDGRGGSDQDTVKVAIGSAAPDDDPSKDTDEDGISDSEDNCPSVANDDQSDADGDGKGDACDPTPHGDDDPDKDDAPNAVAKAAEEALVGDQVQLDATESSDPEGGDLTFEWTQIDGPEATIDNNTDIVTFFDAAEAGDYAFLLTVTDAAGNTSTDTVRIGVKEEDEPTDEFGVEGNWTGTVEVNGELFDSEGTSTQIDPVEDTFDVDIFGGTVTFYLGFSTPEEEDDIVYSVEAIGDTVNFDTADASVYMEVTDISVGEFGVFIQFYVERVDSLIGGIFIGTDEVFIEPVSETSLTYAEFFSFDVLDPETFETVLTGYLESRGMLEPVEF, encoded by the coding sequence ATGAAGAGACGTACGTTCCCACGCAGTATGGTTGTCCTATGCGCGGCCGTCCTCGTGACGTTGCTGCCGGGCAGCGGTTGCCCGACCGACTTCACACCGCCCACGGTCAACCTCGTGCCGACTGCGAACGCCGGCCCGGACAAGAACGCGTTCATCGGCGACACCGTCACGCTGAACGGCAACGCCAGCACAGACCAGGACGGCGATCCGCTGTCGTTCACCTGGTCGCAGACACAGGGGCCGCAGGTCGAAATCACAAACGACAACCAGCCGCAGGCCAGCTTCGTCGCGGAGCGCGCCGGCGACTATGAGTTTGTGGTCACCGTGGAAGACGGGCGCGGCGGTTCCGATCAGGACACGGTCAAGGTGGCCATCGGCTCGGCGGCTCCGGATGACGATCCGAGCAAGGACACGGACGAGGACGGCATTTCGGATTCCGAGGACAACTGCCCATCGGTCGCCAACGATGACCAGTCGGACGCGGACGGCGACGGCAAGGGCGACGCCTGCGACCCGACGCCGCATGGCGACGACGATCCCGACAAGGACGACGCCCCGAACGCGGTCGCCAAGGCCGCGGAGGAGGCGCTGGTCGGCGACCAGGTCCAACTGGACGCGACCGAAAGCAGCGATCCGGAGGGCGGCGACCTGACGTTCGAGTGGACGCAGATCGACGGCCCGGAGGCCACGATCGACAACAACACGGACATCGTGACCTTCTTTGACGCGGCCGAAGCCGGCGACTACGCCTTCCTGCTGACGGTCACCGACGCAGCCGGAAACACCAGCACGGACACGGTCCGCATCGGCGTCAAGGAGGAAGATGAGCCGACCGACGAATTCGGCGTCGAAGGCAACTGGACCGGCACGGTCGAGGTCAACGGCGAGCTGTTCGACTCCGAAGGAACCTCGACGCAGATCGATCCGGTTGAAGACACGTTTGACGTCGACATCTTCGGCGGCACCGTGACGTTCTATCTGGGCTTCTCCACGCCCGAGGAAGAAGACGACATCGTCTACTCGGTCGAGGCCATCGGCGACACGGTCAACTTCGACACCGCCGATGCGTCCGTGTACATGGAAGTGACCGATATTTCGGTGGGCGAGTTCGGCGTGTTCATCCAGTTCTACGTCGAGCGCGTGGACAGCTTGATCGGCGGCATCTTCATCGGGACCGACGAGGTGTTCATCGAGCCGGTGTCGGAGACGTCGCTCACGTATGCGGAGTTCTTCAGCTTCGACGTGCTCGATCCGGAGACGTTCGAGACGGTGCTGACGGGCTACCTGGAAAGCCGCGGCATGCTTGAGCCGGTTGAATTCTAG
- a CDS encoding EamA-like transporter family protein produces MNGAADPGRKWFAIAALVGCAALWSLNGPLIKLLYAGGAEGGGVSGLSIACYRSLVGGVFFLPLALRRLDTLRNVSIGWPIASVIAFTIMTYCFVAATTKVHAATAILLQYTSPVWVFLLSPLLLRERPGRSEGWVLLVCMAGIGIILSGYASHGLSGVGLALASGMGYGALTVFLRGLRAVNPLVVVAMNAVGSGLLLAPAVIASGVDQIESRQFILIVVLGLVQFTLPYLMFSWALQYIEAHRASLLLLLETVLNPLFTFVIVGEKPPVATMLGAPFILAGVAGWLLLAWRRESLSRLDRIG; encoded by the coding sequence ATGAATGGCGCGGCTGACCCCGGGAGGAAGTGGTTCGCGATCGCCGCGCTGGTCGGCTGCGCAGCCCTCTGGAGTCTCAACGGCCCGCTGATCAAGCTGCTGTACGCCGGCGGCGCGGAGGGCGGCGGCGTCTCCGGCCTCTCCATTGCCTGCTATCGCTCGCTCGTGGGCGGCGTGTTCTTCCTGCCTTTGGCGCTGCGGCGGCTGGACACGCTGCGCAACGTCTCGATCGGCTGGCCGATCGCATCCGTGATCGCCTTCACGATCATGACCTACTGTTTTGTCGCCGCCACCACCAAGGTTCACGCGGCGACGGCGATCCTGCTGCAATACACGTCGCCGGTGTGGGTGTTCCTGCTTTCACCACTGCTTTTGCGCGAGCGGCCGGGGCGCTCGGAGGGCTGGGTGCTGCTGGTTTGCATGGCGGGCATCGGCATCATTCTCTCGGGCTACGCGTCGCACGGGCTGAGCGGCGTGGGGCTGGCGCTGGCGAGCGGGATGGGATACGGGGCGCTGACGGTTTTCCTGCGCGGGCTGCGGGCGGTCAACCCGCTCGTTGTCGTGGCGATGAACGCGGTCGGCTCGGGGCTGCTGCTGGCGCCGGCCGTGATCGCGTCCGGCGTGGACCAGATCGAAAGCCGGCAGTTCATCCTGATCGTCGTGCTGGGCCTGGTGCAATTCACGCTGCCGTATCTGATGTTCTCGTGGGCGCTGCAGTACATCGAAGCCCATCGGGCGTCGCTGCTGCTTCTGCTCGAGACGGTTCTGAATCCGCTCTTCACGTTTGTCATCGTCGGTGAAAAGCCGCCGGTCGCCACGATGCTCGGGGCGCCGTTCATTCTGGCCGGCGTGGCGGGTTGGCTGCTGCTGGCGTGGCGGCGCGAGAGCCTGTCGCGGCTGGATCGCATCGGCTGA
- the cmk gene encoding Cytidylate kinase yields MIITIDGPAGSGKSTAARKLAARLEIPYLDTGAMYRVVTLAALERRVDLTDEAELVKLAESDLYHLDLGSTHIRVTLRGHDVTEEIRSMRVSEHTRFIAASPGVRHVLIRRQREIGRRLGSMVTEGRDQGTAAFPDADVKFFVQADAQRRAERRYHELIAEGEDVTLEEVRRNVEERDRTDSNRSVAPLIRPPGAIEIDTSQMSIHDVVDCMFRHVEQARGARRGSPAPEFVQPEKHRA; encoded by the coding sequence GTGATTATCACGATTGACGGCCCGGCCGGGTCCGGAAAGAGCACCGCGGCGCGCAAGCTGGCGGCGCGGCTCGAGATTCCCTACCTCGACACCGGCGCGATGTACCGCGTAGTAACGCTCGCGGCGCTGGAACGCCGCGTCGATCTGACCGACGAAGCGGAGCTCGTGAAGCTGGCGGAATCCGACCTGTACCACCTGGACCTGGGATCGACGCACATCCGCGTCACGCTCCGCGGCCACGACGTGACCGAGGAAATTCGCTCGATGCGCGTCAGCGAGCACACGCGCTTCATCGCCGCTTCGCCCGGCGTACGGCACGTGCTGATCCGGCGGCAGCGTGAGATCGGCCGCCGTCTGGGCTCGATGGTCACCGAGGGCCGCGACCAGGGCACGGCGGCGTTTCCCGACGCGGACGTCAAGTTTTTCGTTCAGGCCGACGCGCAGCGCCGCGCCGAGCGCCGCTATCACGAGCTCATCGCCGAGGGAGAGGATGTGACGCTGGAGGAGGTCCGCCGCAACGTGGAGGAGCGCGACCGCACCGACTCGAACCGGTCGGTGGCGCCGCTGATCAGGCCGCCGGGGGCGATCGAAATCGACACGAGCCAGATGAGCATCCACGACGTGGTGGACTGCATGTTCCGGCACGTGGAGCAGGCGCGCGGCGCGCGCCGCGGCTCGCCTGCTCCTGAATTTGTGCAGCCAGAGAAACACCGCGCATGA
- the plsC_1 gene encoding 1-acyl-sn-glycerol-3-phosphate acyltransferase yields the protein MRPWYRFCRIACQALFTLFFRGRVFGVRNVPQTGGVLLVCNHQSYLDPVLATLALPRECHYMARDTLFENPFFKGLIESLNAFPIKRGTADMRAIKETLRRLKNEQLVVTFPEATRTRDGSIGPMQPGVVLLARKTNVPIVPTLILGAFESWPRQSNFPHPRPVLVAYGEPIRPEALAQVDDEACIRMVRDRVLELQKRYAGHVMLSKSV from the coding sequence ATGCGTCCCTGGTACCGCTTCTGCCGCATCGCGTGCCAGGCTCTCTTCACTCTGTTTTTCCGCGGGCGCGTCTTCGGCGTGCGGAACGTGCCGCAGACCGGCGGCGTGCTGCTGGTCTGCAACCATCAGAGCTACCTCGATCCGGTACTGGCGACGCTGGCGCTGCCGCGCGAGTGCCACTACATGGCCCGCGATACGCTTTTTGAGAACCCGTTTTTCAAGGGTTTGATCGAATCGCTCAATGCCTTCCCCATCAAACGCGGGACGGCGGACATGCGCGCGATCAAGGAGACGCTGCGGCGGCTGAAGAACGAGCAACTGGTCGTCACGTTTCCCGAGGCGACGCGCACGCGCGACGGCTCGATCGGCCCCATGCAGCCGGGCGTGGTGCTGCTGGCGCGCAAGACCAACGTGCCCATCGTGCCCACGCTGATTCTCGGCGCGTTCGAGTCCTGGCCGCGGCAGTCAAATTTCCCGCATCCGCGGCCGGTGCTCGTGGCTTACGGCGAGCCGATCCGGCCGGAGGCGCTGGCGCAGGTGGATGACGAAGCGTGTATCCGGATGGTTCGTGATCGCGTGCTGGAGCTGCAGAAGCGGTACGCCGGTCACGTCATGTTGAGCAAGAGCGTCTGA
- a CDS encoding putative acetyltransferase — MSDRTLPRSRVARKFCLCLIGNAKSASSLTRCLPQIRWTVRSFVSNLHNTMQTHEIRIRAAAPADADTLADFNLAMALETEDRRLDESKVRRGVAALLADARHGVYYVAEAGARIVGQMLITYEWSDWRNGRFWWIQSVYVLPDARRLGVYRALHRAVEETARATPGVCGLRLYVDRENTRAQQVYREMGMVQTDYLLFETDWA, encoded by the coding sequence ATGAGCGACAGAACGCTACCGCGCTCACGGGTCGCCCGCAAGTTCTGCCTCTGCCTGATAGGAAACGCCAAGTCCGCGTCCTCACTAACGCGCTGCCTGCCCCAAATCCGATGGACCGTCCGTTCCTTCGTGAGTAATCTCCATAACACCATGCAGACACACGAGATTCGAATTCGTGCCGCCGCCCCTGCCGACGCCGACACCCTCGCCGACTTCAACCTCGCCATGGCGCTCGAAACCGAGGACCGCCGGCTCGACGAGTCGAAAGTCCGTCGTGGCGTCGCGGCGCTGCTGGCCGACGCCCGGCATGGCGTGTACTACGTCGCCGAGGCGGGCGCGCGAATCGTGGGACAGATGCTCATCACCTACGAATGGAGCGACTGGCGCAACGGGCGGTTCTGGTGGATCCAGAGCGTCTACGTCTTGCCCGACGCGCGCCGCCTGGGCGTGTATCGCGCGCTGCATCGCGCCGTCGAGGAAACGGCCCGCGCCACGCCGGGCGTCTGCGGGCTGCGGCTATACGTCGATCGCGAGAACACCCGCGCGCAGCAGGTCTACCGCGAGATGGGTATGGTCCAGACGGACTATTTGCTGTTCGAAACCGATTGGGCCTGA
- the acn gene encoding Aconitate hydratase precursor, translating into MGTHTSSFGSFDTISTAGGSVGIFRLAALEKAGLGSMSRLPYSIRVLLEAVLRNVDGFSVQEEHVRNLAAWSAAKPSDREIPFKPARVILQDFTGVPVVVDLAAMRAAMKRLGGDPKKINPQIPVDLVIDHSVQVDHYARVDAISLNAALEFHRNKERYEFLRWGQKAFDNFRVVPPATGIVHQVNLEYLAKTVLKQHVGGKPVALFDTLVGTDSHTTMINGLGVLGWGVGGIEAEASMLAQPMYMLIPEVVGFRLTGKLREGATATDLVLRVTEMLRKKGVVDKFVEFFGDGLSSMSVADRATIANMAPEYGATCGYFPVDQRTLEFLRFTGRAAEEVDLVERYCKEQGVFRTDATPDPEYSDKLELDLATVEPSLAGPKRPQDRVALSAMKQSFNAALRAPVASRGFDLKDTDLSRTADVRTNGSTSTLKHGSVVIAAITSCTNTSNPSVMLAAGLVARKAAARGLKAKPWVKTSLAPGSRVVTDYLDRAGLTADLQKLGFHTVGYGCTTCIGNSGPLPDPIREGVERGNLVVSSVLSGNRNFEGRVNPHVKANYLASPPLVVAYAIAGTTDIDLVTEPIGTDSAGKPVMLKEIWPTQLEVQQAIEQSVTPEMFRRQYANVFAGPPEWQSLGAGGGDLYDWRADSTYVQEPPFFTTLTREVKPIESIRGARCLVWVGDSVTTDHISPAGDISKKGPAGEYLVSLGVKPEDFNSFGSRRGNDRVMTRGTFANVRIRNLLAQGTEGGVTTYFGAQSGALHSQNHVDAGKVMSIYDAAMKYKSAGVPLVVLAGADYGMGSSRDWAAKGTLLLGVRAAIAVSFERIHRSNLVGMGVLPLVFKNGQNAQSLGLTGREVFDIPDLGDTLRPLQDLKVIATDPDSGKRTEFVTQCRVNTAVEVEYYRNGGVLQTVLRSLLK; encoded by the coding sequence ATGGGAACCCACACAAGCAGTTTCGGCTCATTCGACACGATCAGCACCGCCGGCGGTTCGGTCGGCATTTTCCGTCTCGCCGCGTTGGAGAAAGCCGGCCTCGGGTCGATGAGCAGGCTTCCCTACTCCATTCGCGTGCTGCTCGAAGCCGTGCTGCGCAACGTGGACGGTTTTTCGGTGCAGGAAGAGCACGTCCGCAATCTCGCCGCGTGGTCGGCGGCGAAACCGTCGGACCGCGAGATTCCGTTCAAGCCCGCCCGCGTCATCCTTCAGGATTTCACGGGCGTTCCGGTGGTGGTCGACCTGGCGGCGATGCGGGCGGCGATGAAGCGGCTGGGAGGCGATCCGAAGAAGATCAACCCGCAGATTCCGGTCGACCTGGTGATCGATCACTCCGTGCAGGTGGATCACTACGCGCGCGTGGATGCGATCAGCCTGAACGCCGCGCTCGAGTTTCACCGCAACAAGGAACGCTACGAGTTTCTGCGCTGGGGGCAGAAGGCCTTCGACAATTTCCGCGTCGTCCCGCCGGCGACCGGAATCGTTCACCAAGTGAACCTCGAATATCTCGCGAAGACTGTGCTGAAACAGCACGTCGGCGGCAAGCCGGTCGCGCTGTTCGACACGCTCGTCGGCACCGACAGCCACACGACGATGATCAACGGCCTGGGCGTGCTCGGCTGGGGCGTGGGCGGCATCGAGGCCGAGGCGTCGATGCTGGCGCAGCCGATGTACATGCTCATTCCCGAAGTCGTCGGCTTCCGGCTCACGGGCAAGCTGCGCGAAGGGGCGACCGCGACTGACCTGGTGCTGCGCGTCACCGAGATGCTTCGCAAGAAAGGCGTCGTGGACAAGTTCGTCGAGTTCTTCGGCGACGGGCTGTCCAGCATGAGCGTCGCCGACCGGGCCACCATCGCCAACATGGCGCCGGAATATGGCGCGACCTGCGGCTACTTCCCGGTGGATCAGCGGACGCTCGAATTTCTGCGCTTCACCGGCCGCGCCGCCGAGGAAGTCGATCTGGTCGAGCGCTACTGCAAGGAGCAGGGCGTCTTTCGCACCGATGCGACGCCCGATCCGGAGTATTCCGACAAGCTGGAGCTGGACCTCGCGACCGTCGAGCCGAGCCTGGCCGGGCCGAAGCGCCCGCAGGACCGCGTAGCGCTTTCGGCGATGAAGCAATCGTTCAACGCCGCACTGCGTGCCCCGGTCGCCAGTCGCGGGTTCGATCTTAAGGACACGGACCTGTCGCGCACGGCGGATGTGAGAACGAACGGCAGCACGTCAACGCTGAAGCACGGAAGCGTCGTCATTGCGGCCATTACAAGCTGCACGAACACAAGCAATCCGTCGGTGATGCTTGCGGCCGGGTTGGTCGCGCGCAAGGCCGCAGCCCGCGGGCTGAAGGCCAAGCCGTGGGTCAAGACGTCGCTGGCGCCGGGCTCGCGCGTCGTCACCGATTATCTCGACAGAGCCGGCCTGACTGCCGATTTGCAGAAGCTCGGCTTTCACACCGTCGGCTACGGCTGCACGACCTGCATCGGCAACAGCGGCCCGCTGCCCGATCCGATCCGCGAAGGCGTCGAGCGCGGCAACCTGGTTGTCAGCTCGGTGCTGAGCGGCAACCGCAATTTCGAGGGCCGCGTCAATCCGCACGTGAAGGCGAACTATCTCGCATCGCCGCCGCTGGTCGTCGCGTATGCAATCGCCGGCACGACGGATATCGACCTGGTGACCGAGCCGATCGGCACGGACTCCGCCGGCAAGCCGGTGATGTTGAAGGAAATCTGGCCCACGCAGCTCGAAGTCCAGCAGGCCATTGAGCAGTCGGTCACGCCCGAGATGTTCCGCAGGCAATATGCGAACGTCTTCGCCGGCCCGCCGGAGTGGCAGTCGCTGGGCGCCGGCGGCGGCGATCTCTACGACTGGCGCGCGGACAGCACCTACGTGCAGGAGCCGCCGTTCTTCACGACGCTGACGCGCGAAGTGAAGCCGATCGAATCGATCCGCGGCGCCCGCTGTCTCGTCTGGGTCGGCGACAGCGTCACCACCGACCACATCAGCCCCGCCGGCGACATCTCGAAAAAAGGCCCCGCGGGCGAGTATCTCGTGTCGCTGGGCGTCAAGCCGGAGGATTTCAACAGCTTCGGCTCGCGCCGCGGCAATGATCGCGTCATGACGCGCGGGACGTTCGCGAACGTCCGCATCCGCAACCTGCTGGCCCAGGGCACCGAGGGCGGCGTGACGACTTACTTCGGAGCGCAAAGCGGAGCTTTGCACTCCCAGAATCACGTCGACGCCGGCAAGGTGATGTCGATTTACGACGCGGCGATGAAGTACAAGTCCGCCGGCGTGCCGCTGGTCGTGCTCGCGGGAGCGGATTACGGCATGGGCAGCTCGCGCGACTGGGCCGCCAAGGGCACGTTGCTCCTCGGCGTCCGCGCCGCGATCGCCGTCAGCTTCGAGCGCATTCACCGTTCGAACCTGGTGGGAATGGGTGTCCTGCCCTTGGTCTTCAAGAACGGCCAGAACGCGCAGTCGCTCGGCCTGACCGGCCGCGAAGTCTTCGACATCCCCGACCTCGGCGACACGCTCAGGCCGCTGCAGGATTTGAAAGTAATCGCGACCGACCCCGACAGCGGCAAGCGAACCGAATTCGTCACCCAGTGCCGCGTAAACACCGCGGTCGAAGTCGAGTACTACCGCAACGGCGGCGTGTTGCAGACGGTCCTGCGGAGCCTGCTGAAGTAG
- the oppF gene encoding Oligopeptide transport ATP-binding protein OppF: protein MSSADPLLSVRDLRVEFDARRGLFFRPRAVIRAVDGVSFELPAGKTLGLVGESGCGKTTLTRAILRLTRATSGRVLFDGRDVATLRGSQLQRFRRDVQVVFQDPYGSLNPRLSVDVIVGEALEVHGLVRGRVQRRERVAQLLRQVGLSADDLDRRPGAFSGGQRQRIVIARALALRPRLVICDEPVSALDVSIQSQVLNLLAELQETHGLTYLFISHNLAVVWHCSDEIAVMHRGRIVEHGPARRIFEAPQAEYTRTLLAAVPAAPS, encoded by the coding sequence GTGAGTTCCGCCGATCCGCTGCTGAGCGTCCGCGATTTGCGCGTCGAGTTCGACGCGCGTCGCGGACTTTTCTTTCGCCCACGCGCCGTGATCCGCGCCGTGGACGGGGTGTCGTTCGAACTGCCGGCAGGAAAGACGCTCGGGTTGGTGGGCGAGAGCGGCTGCGGCAAGACGACCCTGACGCGCGCGATCCTGCGGCTGACGCGCGCCACGTCCGGGCGCGTGCTCTTCGACGGGCGCGACGTGGCGACCTTGCGCGGATCGCAACTGCAGCGCTTCCGCCGCGACGTTCAGGTCGTCTTTCAGGATCCGTACGGCAGTCTGAATCCGCGGCTGAGCGTCGACGTGATCGTGGGCGAGGCGCTCGAGGTGCACGGGCTGGTGCGCGGCCGGGTGCAGCGGCGCGAACGCGTGGCGCAGTTGCTGCGGCAGGTGGGGCTGAGCGCGGACGACCTGGACCGCCGGCCCGGCGCGTTTTCGGGCGGCCAGCGGCAGCGGATCGTGATCGCGCGGGCGCTGGCGCTGCGGCCGCGGCTGGTGATTTGCGATGAGCCGGTGTCGGCGCTGGACGTGTCGATTCAGTCGCAGGTGCTGAACCTGCTGGCGGAGCTTCAGGAGACGCACGGGCTGACCTACCTGTTCATTTCGCACAACCTGGCGGTTGTGTGGCATTGCAGCGACGAGATCGCCGTGATGCACCGCGGGCGGATCGTCGAGCACGGCCCGGCTCGGCGCATCTTCGAGGCGCCGCAGGCCGAGTACACGCGGACGCTGCTGGCGGCGGTTCCCGCGGCGCCATCGTGA